A window of Paraburkholderia megapolitana genomic DNA:
GGATATAGGCATTTATCGCCTGCCGCTTCGTCTCGCCGGCCGCGTCGAAATAGTCAGCGCCCTGATAGGGCAACAGCGTCGCGAGAAACACCTTCATCTTCCGGTTCTTCGCCTGCGCAATTGCCGCATTGATCGCAGCGATGATCTGATCCGATGACTCTGCTTCTGCAGGTACAGCCATGCCGAATCCAATATCGTTGATGCCCAGCAGAATCACGACGTGAGTCGCGCCCGATACGCCCGTTACATCGCGCGCAAAGCGGCCCTGTCCAGCCGGACCGATGATGTCCTGCAGCCAGCGGTTCCCCGAAATCCCCGCGTTCACGACACTTGCCCTGCCGACGCTGCCCACCGCAGCCTGCACGCGATCATCGAAGAAGTTCGGCCAGCGATGATTGGTGTCGACCGTCGACTGGTACCCATCCGTAATCGAATCGCCGAACGTTACGATCACCTTCACCTTGTCCGCACTCGATACGTCGACTTCGCTCAGCCAGTAGTACGGCCAGACGCCAGCGAGGTTGGTTGTGGCTCCGCTCAACGACCCCGCGCTCGACTGGTTGCCAGGCGCAAGGTAGTTGGTTTGCTGGCCCGTCACGTGGGCTGTCACAACCGGCGCGTTACCCTGAATGAACAGGCTGACCGCGAGATCCGACTGCGATGGAGACGAAATGATGACGCTGTCGCTCCACATCTCCGCGCCGGCCGCCAGAGTCACGCTGCCCTGACCAGAGAAGGTCACCGCCCTGTCGGTGGCCGTGTCGACGTTACCGTTTCCTGTGCTTCGCGCCACGTGCACCGCTGCAAACGTCACGGGCATAGTGCCAAAGAGATTGGATAGCTTGATGCGAATCTGACTACCGCCGTACGACGTATGTACGATCTGACGAACCGTCTGGTTCGAAATCGTGAGAGGCGGTAGGGATGGGTCGATGATAGGGGGAGGTACCTCGTTGTAGTTCTGCTGTGCGGCATACCAGCTTGCAACCCACTGGCTCGTGTTGCTGTCGACGCCACCACATGCTGCCACTGCAGCGATCAGCGACAGGACCGTAACCCATCGCCACACATTCGCGAAAAGATGTCTAAGCTCCGCCAATGCATTTCTATTCATACGGTTTCCGATGTGTGTTATCGCAAGCGAGTCTGTTCCCTTGGCTGTCGCATT
This region includes:
- a CDS encoding SGNH/GDSL hydrolase family protein, with the translated sequence MNRNALAELRHLFANVWRWVTVLSLIAAVAACGGVDSNTSQWVASWYAAQQNYNEVPPPIIDPSLPPLTISNQTVRQIVHTSYGGSQIRIKLSNLFGTMPVTFAAVHVARSTGNGNVDTATDRAVTFSGQGSVTLAAGAEMWSDSVIISSPSQSDLAVSLFIQGNAPVVTAHVTGQQTNYLAPGNQSSAGSLSGATTNLAGVWPYYWLSEVDVSSADKVKVIVTFGDSITDGYQSTVDTNHRWPNFFDDRVQAAVGSVGRASVVNAGISGNRWLQDIIGPAGQGRFARDVTGVSGATHVVILLGINDIGFGMAVPAEAESSDQIIAAINAAIAQAKNRKMKVFLATLLPYQGADYFDAAGETKRQAINAYIRSASGVDGVIDFDKAMQDPSNPATLLPAYDSGDHLHPNDAGYQAMANAIDLNLLNR